AGAGCCGAGATATGATTATGCGGAGGAGTTTCAGGAGAATGGCCTGGCGGTGGTGCAGCGGGGGGATGTTAGCGGGCTGATTGACAGCTCCGGGCGGGAGCGGGTCAAACCGGTCTATTCTTTCATTGGTCCTTTTTCCGAGGGGCGGGCCGTGGTATCGGATGCGAAGGGCTACACTTTTATTGATGAAAAAGGCAAAGAAGTGACGTCCGCGCGCTATGACTATCTGAATTCGCTGCACGAAGGCCGTGCGCTGTTCTCCAAGCAGAATACTACCGGGGGGAACTCGCTGTATGGTTACCTGGATGCCCAGGGCAAAGAGGTGCTGCCAGCCGTCTATTTGGATGCCGGGGATTTCTCGAACGGGACTGCACTGGTCAAAATAGCCGAAGGGGAATATGCGCTGATTGATGTTCATGGCGCGGTGCTGCATACGTACAAACATCCTTTTGTCGGGTATCCGGGGGATGGGCTGCTGGCCTTTCAGGCAACGGAGGATGGAAAATACGGTTATCTCCACACGGACGGCACGATTGCTATCCAGCCACAGTATACGGCAGCACTTCCGTTCTCAGAGGGCCGTGCGGTGATTAACACAGCTGCGGATTATGGCAACGCCTACGGTCTGATCGACAAGCAGGGTAAAATGATTATTCCCGCCGTCTATTATGAGGTGCAGCAGCTGGGAGAGAACCGTGTGGCGCTGGGAACCCCGCTGTATGCGGATCAGCCCTATAGAGGCTCCAGCTACGTCATAGCTGATGCGCTGACCGGACGAATTCTCAGCACCCACCCGCTGCTGGGCGTGAACAATTATCAGCAGGGACTCGCGTCGGTGTATGATGCCAAGGATACGTATTTTATTGACACCAGCGGGAAAAAGGCTGCCCAGCCTCCGGTCATCGCAGGCTCTGGATCACTGTCCTTCAGCGGCAGCCTGATCCGCGCGGATATTGATCTGCGCACCTCCTATTATGACCGTAAAGGCAAGCAGGTCTGGCGGCAAAACGGAGTCATTCCGCTCAGACCGCCATACTCTGTGCTGGAGAAGAAATACAAGCCGAACCGGGACTATCTGGTCTATTATCCGGTCGTGGAAGGGATTGCGGTTGCCGAGGTCTCGAAGGCGGTAAATGACAAGCTGCGCATTCTGTCGCTCCCATACGGGGCGGGGACGGGAGGAGGCACACAGGATTTCAGCTATACGGGGGATTTCGCCGTCTCCTTCTTCCGTAAGAATCTGCTGGTGCTTGAGCTTAGCGGTTATCATTTTCCGTTCGGCGCTGCGCACGGCATGCCTACCCGGATCTATGAGCATATCAACCTGCGCACCGGTAAATTCTACACGCTCAGTGATCTGTTCAAGCCCGGCAGCAAATATGTGCAGAAGCTCAGTGACATCGTCGGCAAGCAGATTAAGAATGATCCGCAGTATTCCTATGTTTTCCCTGACACGTATAAAGGCATTACAGCGGATCAGCCCTTTTATGTGGATGCGCAGGCGCTTTACCTGTATTTTGCCCCTTATGAGATTGCTCCTTATTCAGCAGGATTTCCAACCTTCCGCATTCCCTATGCAGAGATTATGGGCCTGATTTCGACCGAAGGGGAGTTCTGGCAGTCTTTTCATTAAAGTAAATATTATATCGATTGTACTTTGAAGTTTTCTTATAGGGGTGGGCGTG
The window above is part of the Paenibacillus sp. FSL H8-0048 genome. Proteins encoded here:
- a CDS encoding WG repeat-containing protein, with translation MLRIKLNELGKGNDNGLIHTEVWRWDGIGWNECIPQQEEDFIRAEEDLFVTIPAEAGLYRVDYSKKPLEALIVFPEDGIGLRAELLHPAPFKLKDGTLWGYINNDGRIVIEPRYDYAEEFQENGLAVVQRGDVSGLIDSSGRERVKPVYSFIGPFSEGRAVVSDAKGYTFIDEKGKEVTSARYDYLNSLHEGRALFSKQNTTGGNSLYGYLDAQGKEVLPAVYLDAGDFSNGTALVKIAEGEYALIDVHGAVLHTYKHPFVGYPGDGLLAFQATEDGKYGYLHTDGTIAIQPQYTAALPFSEGRAVINTAADYGNAYGLIDKQGKMIIPAVYYEVQQLGENRVALGTPLYADQPYRGSSYVIADALTGRILSTHPLLGVNNYQQGLASVYDAKDTYFIDTSGKKAAQPPVIAGSGSLSFSGSLIRADIDLRTSYYDRKGKQVWRQNGVIPLRPPYSVLEKKYKPNRDYLVYYPVVEGIAVAEVSKAVNDKLRILSLPYGAGTGGGTQDFSYTGDFAVSFFRKNLLVLELSGYHFPFGAAHGMPTRIYEHINLRTGKFYTLSDLFKPGSKYVQKLSDIVGKQIKNDPQYSYVFPDTYKGITADQPFYVDAQALYLYFAPYEIAPYSAGFPTFRIPYAEIMGLISTEGEFWQSFH